Proteins encoded in a region of the Homo sapiens chromosome 20, GRCh38.p14 Primary Assembly genome:
- the SNX5 gene encoding sorting nexin-5 isoform b (isoform b is encoded by transcript variant 3) → MQKLGEGEGSMTKEEFAKMKQELEAEYLAVFKKTVSSHEVFLQRLSSHPVLSKDRNFHVFLEYDQDLSVRRKNTKEMFGGFFKSVVKSADEVLFTGVKEVDDFFEQEKNFLINYYNRIKDSCVKADKMTRSHKNVADDYIHTAACLHSLALEEPTVIKKYLLKVAELFEKLRKVEGRVSSDEDLKLTELLRYYMLNIEAAKDLLYRRTKALIDYENSNKALDKARLKSKDVKLAEAHQQECCQKFEQLSESAKEELINFKRKRVAAFRKNLIEMSELEIKHARNNVSLLQSCIDLFKNN, encoded by the exons ATGCAGAAACTGGGAGAAGGTGAAGGGTCTATGACCAAAGAAGAATTTGCCAAGATGAAACAAGAACTGGAAGC TGAGTATCTCGCTGTGTTTAAGAAGACTGTGTCCTCCCATGAAGTCTTTCTTCAGCGGCTTTCTTCTCACCCTGTTCTCAGTAAAGATCGCAACTTTCATGTTTTCCTGGAATATGATCAGGAT ctaAGTGTTAGGCGGAAAAATACTAAAGAGATGTTTGGTGGCTTCTTCAAAAGTGTGGTGAAAAGTGCTGATGAAGTCCTTTTTACTGGAGTTAAG gAGGTAGATGACTTCTTTGAGCAAGAGAAGAACTTCCTTATTAACTATTACAATAGGATCAAAGATTCTTGTGTGAAAGCTGAcaaaatgaccagatctcataaAA ATGTTGCCGATGACTATATCCACACCGCAGCCTGCTTACATAGCCTGGCTTTAGAAGAGCCCACAGTCATCAAAAA GTACCTATTGAAGGTTGCTGAGCTATTTGAAAAACTAAGG AAAGTAGAGGGTCGAGTTTCATCAGATGAAGATTTGAAGCTAACAGAGCTCCTCCGATACTACATGCTCAACATTGAAGCTGCTAAG gATCTCTTATACAGACGCACCAAAGCCCTCATTGACTATGAGAACTCAAACAAAGCTCTGGATAAGGCCCGGTTAAAGAGCAAAGACGTCAAGTTGGCTGAGGCACACCAGCAGGAGTGCTGCCAGAAATTTGAACAACTTTCCGAATCTGCAAAAGAAG AACTGATAAATTTCAAACGGAAGAGAGTGGCAGCATTTAGAAAGAATCTAATTGAAATGTCTGAACTGGAAATAAAACATGCCAGG AACAATGTCTCCCTTTTGCAGAGCTGTATTGACTTGTTCAAGAATAACTGA
- the SNX5 gene encoding sorting nexin-5 isoform a (isoform a is encoded by transcript variant 2) translates to MAAVPELLQQQEEDRSKLRSVSVDLNVDPSLQIDIPDALSERDKVKFTVHTKTTLPTFQSPEFSVTRQHEDFVWLHDTLIETTDYAGLIIPPAPTKPDFDGPREKMQKLGEGEGSMTKEEFAKMKQELEAEYLAVFKKTVSSHEVFLQRLSSHPVLSKDRNFHVFLEYDQDLSVRRKNTKEMFGGFFKSVVKSADEVLFTGVKEVDDFFEQEKNFLINYYNRIKDSCVKADKMTRSHKNVADDYIHTAACLHSLALEEPTVIKKYLLKVAELFEKLRKVEGRVSSDEDLKLTELLRYYMLNIEAAKDLLYRRTKALIDYENSNKALDKARLKSKDVKLAEAHQQECCQKFEQLSESAKEELINFKRKRVAAFRKNLIEMSELEIKHARNNVSLLQSCIDLFKNN, encoded by the exons ATGGCCGCGGTTCCCGAGTTgctgcagcagcaggaggaggaccGCAGCAAG cTGAGATCTGTATCTGTGGACCTGAATGTTGATCCCTCGCTTCAGATTGACATACCTGATGCGCTCAGTGAGAGAGACAAAGTCAAATTTACAGTGCACACAAAG aCCACACTGCCCACGTTTCAGAGCCCAGAGTTTTCTGTTACAAGGCAACATGAAGACTTTGTGTGGCTACATGACACTCTTATTGAAACAACAGACTATGCTGGGCTTATT ATTCCACCTGCTCCTACGAAGCCCGACTTTGATGGTCCTCGAGAGAAGATGCAGAAACTGGGAGAAGGTGAAGGGTCTATGACCAAAGAAGAATTTGCCAAGATGAAACAAGAACTGGAAGC TGAGTATCTCGCTGTGTTTAAGAAGACTGTGTCCTCCCATGAAGTCTTTCTTCAGCGGCTTTCTTCTCACCCTGTTCTCAGTAAAGATCGCAACTTTCATGTTTTCCTGGAATATGATCAGGAT ctaAGTGTTAGGCGGAAAAATACTAAAGAGATGTTTGGTGGCTTCTTCAAAAGTGTGGTGAAAAGTGCTGATGAAGTCCTTTTTACTGGAGTTAAG gAGGTAGATGACTTCTTTGAGCAAGAGAAGAACTTCCTTATTAACTATTACAATAGGATCAAAGATTCTTGTGTGAAAGCTGAcaaaatgaccagatctcataaAA ATGTTGCCGATGACTATATCCACACCGCAGCCTGCTTACATAGCCTGGCTTTAGAAGAGCCCACAGTCATCAAAAA GTACCTATTGAAGGTTGCTGAGCTATTTGAAAAACTAAGG AAAGTAGAGGGTCGAGTTTCATCAGATGAAGATTTGAAGCTAACAGAGCTCCTCCGATACTACATGCTCAACATTGAAGCTGCTAAG gATCTCTTATACAGACGCACCAAAGCCCTCATTGACTATGAGAACTCAAACAAAGCTCTGGATAAGGCCCGGTTAAAGAGCAAAGACGTCAAGTTGGCTGAGGCACACCAGCAGGAGTGCTGCCAGAAATTTGAACAACTTTCCGAATCTGCAAAAGAAG AACTGATAAATTTCAAACGGAAGAGAGTGGCAGCATTTAGAAAGAATCTAATTGAAATGTCTGAACTGGAAATAAAACATGCCAGG AACAATGTCTCCCTTTTGCAGAGCTGTATTGACTTGTTCAAGAATAACTGA
- the MGME1 gene encoding mitochondrial genome maintenance exonuclease 1 isoform X5, producing the protein MKMKLFQTICRQLRSSKFSVESAALVAFSTSSYSCGRKKKVNPYEEVDQEKYSNLVQSVLSSRGVAQTPGSVEEDALLCGPVSKHKLPNQGEDRRVPQNWFPIFNPERSDKPNASDPSVPLKIPLQRNVIPSVTRVLQQTMTKQQVFLLERWKQRMILELGEDGFKEYTSNVFLQGKRFHEALESILSPQETLKERDENLLKSGYIESVQHILKDVSGVRALESAVQHETLNYIGLLDCVAEYQFNVA; encoded by the exons ATGAAGATGAAGTTATTTCAGACCATTTGCAggcagctcaggagttcaaagtttTCTGTGGAATCAGCTGCCCTTGTGgctttctctacttcctcttaCTCATGTGGCCGGAAGAAAAAAGTGAACCCATATGAAGAAGTGGACCAAGAAAAATACTCTAATTTAGTTCAGTCTGTCTTGTCATCCAGAGGCGTCGCCCAGACCCCGGGATCGGTGGAGGAAGATGCTTTGCTCTGTGGACCCGTGAGCAAGCATAAGCTGCCAAACCAAGGTGAGGACAGACGAGTGCCACAAAACTGGTTTCCTATCTTCAATCCAGAGAGAAGTGATAAACCAAATGCAAGTGATCCTTCAGTTCCTTTGAAAATCCCCTTGCAAAGGAATGTGATACCAAGTGTGACCCGAGTCCTTCAGCAGACCATGACAAAACAACAGGTTTTCTTGTTGGAGAGGTGGAAACAGCGGATGATTCTGGAACTGGGAGAAGATGGCTTTAAAGAATACACTTCAA ACGTCTTTTTACAAGGGAAACGGTTCCACGAAGCCTTGGAAAGCATACTTTCACCCCAGGAAACcttaaaagagagagatgaaaatCTCCTCAAGTCTGGTTACATTGAAAGTGTCCAGCATATTCTGAAAGATGTCAGTGGAGTGCGAGCTCTTGAAAGTGCTGTTCAACATGAAACCTTAAACTATATAGGTCTGCTGGACTGTGTGGCTGAGTATCA
- the MGME1 gene encoding mitochondrial genome maintenance exonuclease 1 isoform X4, whose translation MKMKLFQTICRQLRSSKFSVESAALVAFSTSSYSCGRKKKVNPYEEVDQEKYSNLVQSVLSSRGVAQTPGSVEEDALLCGPVSKHKLPNQGEDRRVPQNWFPIFNPERSDKPNASDPSVPLKIPLQRNVIPSVTRVLQQTMTKQQVFLLERWKQRMILELGEDGFKEYTSSFHVCDHVYMKNLARDVFLQGKRFHEALESILSPQETLKERDENLLKSGYIESVQHILKDVSGVRALESAVQHETLNYIGLLDCVAEYQFNVA comes from the exons ATGAAGATGAAGTTATTTCAGACCATTTGCAggcagctcaggagttcaaagtttTCTGTGGAATCAGCTGCCCTTGTGgctttctctacttcctcttaCTCATGTGGCCGGAAGAAAAAAGTGAACCCATATGAAGAAGTGGACCAAGAAAAATACTCTAATTTAGTTCAGTCTGTCTTGTCATCCAGAGGCGTCGCCCAGACCCCGGGATCGGTGGAGGAAGATGCTTTGCTCTGTGGACCCGTGAGCAAGCATAAGCTGCCAAACCAAGGTGAGGACAGACGAGTGCCACAAAACTGGTTTCCTATCTTCAATCCAGAGAGAAGTGATAAACCAAATGCAAGTGATCCTTCAGTTCCTTTGAAAATCCCCTTGCAAAGGAATGTGATACCAAGTGTGACCCGAGTCCTTCAGCAGACCATGACAAAACAACAGGTTTTCTTGTTGGAGAGGTGGAAACAGCGGATGATTCTGGAACTGGGAGAAGATGGCTTTAAAGAATACACTTCAA GTTTTCATGTTTGTGATCATGTGTATATGAAGAACCTAGCCAGGG ACGTCTTTTTACAAGGGAAACGGTTCCACGAAGCCTTGGAAAGCATACTTTCACCCCAGGAAACcttaaaagagagagatgaaaatCTCCTCAAGTCTGGTTACATTGAAAGTGTCCAGCATATTCTGAAAGATGTCAGTGGAGTGCGAGCTCTTGAAAGTGCTGTTCAACATGAAACCTTAAACTATATAGGTCTGCTGGACTGTGTGGCTGAGTATCA